A stretch of Cicer arietinum cultivar CDC Frontier isolate Library 1 chromosome 5, Cicar.CDCFrontier_v2.0, whole genome shotgun sequence DNA encodes these proteins:
- the LOC105852176 gene encoding uncharacterized protein — protein MDPSIKVKVIIAQIQALYNYTISYRKAWLGKNKAIEQIYGNWEESYNQLPRWLLVMRTFAPGTIIKMETIPAYNEHGLINGMTIFHRLFWAYVPCISAFKFCKPIVQVDGTWLYGKYKGTLLVAVAQDGNDNIIPIAYALVEGETKEAWGFFFRNLRSHVTPQANICLISDRHESIKSAYNNLNNGWQHPPSKHVFCVRHIAQNFAREFKDNALKNKVISMGYSMNESTYRYYRREIGIVNPEALKWLDNIPRQDWIQAFDGGSRWGQMTTNLVKSMNVVLKEPRNLPITALVQSTYYKTGTLFPTMAKQHASILASGQIYTEKCMTFMKSEIRKSNSHRVDCFDRSNHTFMVHETVVPKEGRPIGHFSINLPNKWCDCGKYQAKHMPCSHVIAACSSIKYDYWSLISEVYKVETVLKVYSEAFQPIPNEGYWPQYEGVKVCHNPLMRRVKKGRPKTKRIRTEMDTTDRVPRKCGLCRVSGHTKKHCPNAAGTSTQN, from the exons atggacccttcaatcaaagtgaagGTCATTATTGCTCAGATTCAGGCTTTGTATAACTACACAATTAGTTATAGAAAAGCTTGGTTGGGAAAAAATAAGGCAATCGAACAAATTTATGGCAATTGGGAagagtcttacaatcaactTCCACGATGGTTATTAGTTATGCGAACGTTTGCTCCAGGAACCATTATTAAAATGGAAACAATCCCAGCTTATAATGAACATGGTTTGATAAATGGGATGACAATCtttcatagactattttgggCTTACGTTCCATGCATATCTGCGtttaaattttgcaaaccaATTGTGCAAGTTGATGGAACTTGGTTATACGGAAAATATAAGGGAACTCTATTGGTAGCAGTTGCACAGGATGGGAACGACAATATCATTCCAATTGCTTATGctcttgtggaaggtgagacaaaagAGGCTTGGGggtttttttttagaaatttgagaTCACACGTCACTCCACAagccaacatttgtttgatttcagatagacacgaatCTATCAAAAGTGCTTACAATAATCTCAATAATGGGTGGCAACATCCTCCGTCAAAGCATGTGTTTTGCGTCCGACATATTGCACAAAATTTTGCAAGGGAATTTAAGGATAATGCTTTGAAGAACAAGGTTATTTCTATGG GTTACTCAATGAATGAGTctacatatcgatactaccGCAGAGAAATTGGCATCGTAAACCCAGaagctttgaaatggttagacaatATACCGCGacaagattggattcaagcatTTGATGGAGGTAGTCGTTGGGGTCAGATGACCACCAACCTTGTGAAGTCGATGAACGTAGTATTAAAAGAACCACGCAACCTTCCCATCACtgctttggtccaatcaacatattataaaacaggTACACTATTTCCAACCATGGCAAAACAACAcgcatcaattttagcttctggtcAGATATACACAGAAAAATGCATGACTTTTATGAAATCGGAAATACGTAAATCAAATAGTCATAGAGTCGATTGTTTTGATCGAAGCAACCACACTTTCATGGTCCACGAGACAGTAGTTCCAAAAGAagggcgaccaattggtcatttcagtATAAATCTTCCCAACAAGTGGTGCGATTGTGGaaaatatcaagctaaacatatgcctTGTTCACATGTGATAGCAGCATGTTCTAGCATCAAATATGATTATTGGAGCCTTATATCCGAAGTGTACAAGGTGGAAACAGTACTTAAAGTCTACAGTGAAGCGTTTCAACCGATACCAAACGAAGGATATTGGCCAcaatatgaaggtgttaaggtgtgtcacaatccactaatgcgAAGAGTCAAGAAAGGTCGCCCAAAGACCAAGCGCATTAGAACAGAAATGGACACTACGGATAGAGTCCCAAGAAAGTGCGGATTATGTCGGGTATCTGGTCATACTAAGAAACATTGTCCAAACGCTGctggcacatctactcaaaattga
- the LOC101505555 gene encoding nucleotide pyrophosphatase/phosphodiesterase, producing the protein MEGSGDNSLKILKMILVILCLFFTNLRMCLGDVNGFGEQPLSKIAIHKTILALHSSASITASPLLLGNKGEDNEWVTVEVESPEPTNDDWVGVFSPANFNSSTCPPIPNGVGKLETPYICSAPIKYKYANHSNPNYKKTGKASLKFQLINQRADFSFALFSGGLSNPKLVTISNFIAFANPKAPVYPRLAQGKSWNEMTVTWTSGYDISEAVPFVEWGPKGRKQIQSAAGTLTFNRNSMCGEPARTVGWRDPGFIHTGFLKELWPNMRYTYRLGHFLSDGSYVWSKRYSFKASPYPGQNSLQRVIIFGDMGKAERDGSNEYADYQPGSLNTTDQLIKDLDNIDIVFHIGDLPYANGYISQWDQFTAQVQQISSTVPYMIASGNHERSWPNSGSFYDTRDSGGESENRAKFWYKTDYGMFRFCIADSEHDWREGSEQYKFIEHCLSTVDRKQQPWLIFSAHRPLGYSSNSWYAMEGSFEEPMGRESLQGLWQKYKVDIAFYGHVHNYERVCPIYQNQCVNKEKTHYSGTVNGTIHIVVGGGGSHLSDFTTAPPVWSLYKDRDYGFGKLTAFNHSYLLFEYKKSSDGKVYDSFTISRDYRDVLACVHDGCEKTTLAS; encoded by the exons ATGGAAGGTAGTGGTGataatagtttaaaaatattaaaaatgattttggtaatattgtgtttgttCTTCACCAACTTGAGGATGTGTTTGGGTGATGTGAATGGATTTGGAGAACAGCCACTGTCAAAGATTGCAATTCATAAGACCATTCTTGCTCTTCACAGTTCTGCCTCCATTACAGCTTCCCCGCTTTTGCTTGGCAATAag GGAGAGGATAATGAATGGGTGACAGTAGAAGTAGAGTCCCCTGAACCAACTAATGATGACTGGGTTGGAGTTTTTTCTCCGGCAAACTTCAA TTCATCAACATGTCCACCCATCCCCAATGGCGTTGGCAAGTTAGAGACTCCATATATATGCTCAGCTCCAATAAAG TACAAGTATGCCAACCACTCCAATCCTAACTATAAAAAGACAGGGAAAGCTTCTTTGAAGTTCCAATTGATCAATCAACGTGCAGATTTCTCCTTTGCACTATTTTCAGGTGGATTATCCAAT CCTAAACTTGTGACAATTTCCAACTTCATCGCATTTGCAAATCCTAAAGCGCCTGTGTATCCACGTCTTGCTCAAGGGAAGTCTTGGAATGAA ATGACAGTTACCTGGACAAGTGGATATGACATAAGTGAAGCTGTACCGTTTGTGGAATGGGGTCCAAAAGGAAGAAAGCAGATACAATCTGCTGCAGGAACATTGACATTTAATCGTAACAGCATGTGTG GTGAACCTGCGCGAACCGTTGGCTGGCGCGATCCTGGTTTTATACACACAGGTTTCCTTAAAGAACTGTGGCCAAATATGAG GTACACCTACAGGTTGGGACATTTCTTGTCTGATGGTTCTTATGTGTGGAGTAAGAGGTATTCATTCAAGGCATCTCCATATCCTGGACAGAACTCATTGCAACGAGTTATCATATTTGGTGACATGGGAAAG GCTGAGCGTGATGGTTCAAATGAGTATGCTGATTATCAACCTGGTTCACTTAACACCACTGACCAGCTCATCAAGGATTTAGACAATATTGACATTGTTTTCCACATTGGAGATCTTCCATATGCAAACGGGTACATCTCACAGTGGGACCAATTCACAGCTCAAGtgcaacaaatttcatcaacaGTTCCATATATGATAGCAAG TGGAAATCATGAGCGTTCTTGGCCAAACTCAGGATCCTTTTATGACACTCGGGATTCAGGTGGAGAAT CTGAGAATAGAGCCAAATTCTG GTATAAAACAGATTATGGCATGTTTCGTTTCTGTATAGCAGACAGTGAGCATGACTGGAGAGAAGGATCAGAACAGTACAAATTCATTGAGCACTGCCTTTCAACAGTAGATAGAAAACAACAACCATGGTTAATCTTTTCAGCACATCGCCCCCTTGGTTACTCATCTAATTCTTGGTATGCCATGGAAGGCTCATTTGAGGAGCCCATGGGAAGGGAAAGTTTGCAGGGGCTCTGGCAGAAGTACAAAGTAGACATTGCATTTTATGGTCACGTCCATAACTACGAAAGAGTATGCCCAATTTATCAG AACCAATGTGTAAATAAGGAAAAAACTCATTACTCTGGTACTGTGAATGGAACAATTCATATTGTTGTTGGCGGAGGGGGAAGTCACTTGTCAGACTTCACCACAGCACCCCCTGTTTGGAGTCTTTACAAGGACAGAGACTATGGTTTTGGCAAACTGACAGCATTCAATCACTCATATCTCTTGTTTGAGTACAAGAAAAGTAGTGATGGAAAGGTCTATGACTCTTTTACCATTTCCAGGGACTATAGAGATGTCTTGGCCTGTGTGCACGATGGTTGTGAGAAAACCACCTTGGCATCCTGA
- the LOC101495670 gene encoding uncharacterized protein, with protein MAPHDLRRPFKRPLISDQERRRQQSLLRQAQNRLDAQRHARFLASTALSLPSQTPEPEPEPESEPNHERESYEKELDVLEASKLKGAEARKWFAKQLMLPEWMIDIPETLTNDWFVFARPSGKRCFVVSSNGTTISRLKNGSILHRFPSKLPNGARTKEVSSGSSNSYSILDCIFHEQDQTYYVIDMICWRGYSLYDCTSEFRFFWLNSKLAETGACDPPSFYHKYRFSLVPVYSCDQSGLCAAYSAPVPYVKDGVLFYSKHAHYQAGITPLALVWKDENCSQYVMDTDSKGQVPDQQQVVLELQEDGKLTTCDDPSVVFGCLDGSFIQQSDLHSGYLLRFAIGDGGLVLVDGKLEKADLKYLGKANRARASADSFSKVMFQYSVRHSPLRIDDLLGSVSLPVDQESKADDIEMDG; from the exons ATGGCTCCGCATGATCTCCGCCGTCCATTCAAACGACCGTTAATCTCCGATCAAGAGAGGCGCAGACAACAATCTCTACTCCGACAGGCACAGAATCGCCTCGACGCTCAACGCCACGCTCGCTTTTTAGCATCCACCGCACTCTCTCTCCCCTCCCAAACCCCCGAACCTGAACCTGAACCTGAATCCGAACCTAATCACGAACGGGAATCATATGAGAAGGAACTCGACGTATTGGAAGCGTCGAAGCTGAAAGGTGCAGAAGCTCGGAAATGGTTCGCGAAACAACTCATGCTTCCCGAATGGATGATCGATATTCCCGAAACCCTCACCAATGACTG gTTCGTTTTTGCTAGGCCTTCAGGTAAACGGTGTTTTGTGGTTTCTAGTAACGGAACAACGATAAGCCGTTTGAAAAATGGTTCAATACTTCACCGTTTTCCTTCTAAATTGCCAAACGGTGCAAGGACAAAGGAAGTTTCCTCTGGTTCTTCTAACTCTTACTCTATACTTGACTGCATTTTCCACGAG CAGGATCAAACTTACTACGTTATCGATATGATTTGTTGGCGTGGCTACTCTCTCTATGATTGTACTTCTGAGTTCAGGTTCTTTTGGTTGAACTCTAAGCTTGCTGAGACTGGTGCTTGTGACCCTCCTTCCTTTTATCACAAGTATAGATTCAGTTTAGTTCCGGTATACAGTTGTGACCAGAGTGGTTTGTGTGCCGCTTATTCGGCGCCCGTGCCTTATGTCAAAGACGGTGTTCTATTCTATAGCAA GCATGCACATTACCAGGCTGGGATTACGCCATTAGCATTAGTTTGGAAGGATGAGAATTGCAGTCAATATGTTATGGACACAGACAGTAAAGGACAAGTTCCAGATCAACAACAG GTGGTTTTAGAGCTTCAAGAAGATGGAAAGTTGACTACCTGTGATGATCCTTCTGTGGTATTTGGCTGTTTAGATGGAAGCTTCATCCAGCAG TCAGATTTGCATTCAGGGTATCTTCTACGGTTTGCAATTGGAGATGGAGGATTGGTTTTAGTGGATGGGAAACTTGAGAAAGCTGATCTAAAGTATCTTGGGAAGGCCAATCGAGCTCGTGCCTCTGCTGATAGTTTCTCTAAG GTTATGTTCCAATATAGTGTTCGACATTCCCCCCTCAGAATTGATGATCTGCTGGGATCTGTCAGTTTACCAGTAGATCAAGAAAGTAAAGCAGACGACATTGAGATGGATGGTTGA
- the LOC101495994 gene encoding SWI/SNF complex component SNF12 homolog, which translates to MNNNQPKNVVATSLFGRSITSPQQQQWTHLLSRSHPQQTNFPTQFQFSEPQSHSNVFSQAHYAQLQSQAAAHASLQSQIHPLAPLHNANANVATTPAIGSSKRGIQRTTSRTPGSSGANQNVSVKTMELTPATRRRKRELPEKEIMEKVAAILPESALYTHLLDFEAKMDAALAKRKVDMQEAIRCPPHVQKTLRIYVFNTFSDRLKTGSEDETVEESSWSLKIIGRIVEDGDDSVSGISQRSSASNSKKFSDFFKKIIICLDKNLYPENHVIVWDSARSPKPQDGFEVKRKGDKEFTAVIKMELNYSPEKFMVSAPLSKLLGVEVETRPRIIAALWHYVKSRKLQCPDEPSFFICDPSLQRVFGQEKMGFNMAAEKLLDHLSQPKPIYLEHNIKLSGNCPAGTACYDVHVDVPIPLQKEMSVFLASNSVESNKEIESYDEMICNSLKKIQEHRRRRAFFLSFSQSPAEFINAMVASQSKDLKLVGGDSSRNSEKEPCSEFYNRPWAEDAVIRYLNRKGAGKDTPEGK; encoded by the exons ATGAATAATAATCAACCAAAGAACGTTGTTGCAACATCATTGTTTGGTCGTTCTATAACATCACCACAGCAACAGCAATGGACTCATCTTCTATCTAGATCACACCCTCAACAAACCAATTTCCCTACTCAATTTCAGTTTTCAGAACCCCAATCACATTCCAATGTGTTTTCACAAGCTCACTATGCACAATTGCAGTCTCAAGCTGCTGCACATGCTTCATTACAATCACAGATTCACCCTCTTGCTCCATTGCATAATGCTAATGCCAATGTTGCGACCACTCCGGCGATTGGAAGCTCCAAACGAGGAATCCAAAGGACCACCTCACGGACTCCTGGATCGTCCGGTGCAAACCAGAATGTGTCGGTTAAGACCATGGAATTGACTCCGGCTACTCGGAGAAGGAAGAGGGAGTTACCGGAGAAGGAAATTATGGAGAAAGTGGCTGCGATTTTGCCGGAGTCTGCTCTTTATACTCATTTGCTTGATTTTGAGGCTAAGATGGATGCTGCTTTGGCCAAGAGAAAGGTTGACATGCAAGAGGCTATTAGATGCCCTCCTCATGTTCAGAAAACTCTTCGTATTTACGTGTTTAATACATTCTCGGATCGGCTGAAAACTGGCTCTGAGGATGAAACTGTTGAGGAATCTTCTTGGTCTTTGAAGATAATTGGAAGGATAGTGGAAGATGGTGATGATTCTGTGTCTGGAATTTCGCAGCGATCAAGTGCTTCGAACTCGAAGAAGTTCTCTGATTTCTTCAAGAAAATTATCATATGCTTGGATAAGAACCTTTATCCTGAAAACCATGTTATTGTGTGGGACAGTGCGCGTTCGCCTAAACCGCAGGATGGTTTCGAGGTGAAGAGGAAAGGAGACAAAGAATTCACTGCGGTGATCAAAATGGAATTGAATTATTCGCCTGAGAAGTTCATGGTTTCAGCACCATTGTCTAAACTTTTAGGGGTTGAGGTTGAGACTCGCCCAAGAATAATAGCTGCTCTTTGGCATTATGTGAAGTCAAGGAAGCTTCAATGTCCGGATGAGCCTTCATTCTTCATTTGCGATCCTTCCCTCCAAAGGGTTTTCGGTCAAGAGAAGATGGGATTCAACATGGCTGCTGAGAAGTTGTTAGATCATTTGTCACAACCAAAGCCTATATATTTGGAGCATAACATCAAGCTTTCTGGAAATTGTCCAGCTGGAACTGCATGTTATGATGTACATGTTGATGTGCCTATTCCTCTGCAGAAAGAAATGTCTGTATTCTTGGCAAGCAATAGTGTTGAGAGTAACAAAGAGATTGAATCTTATGATGAGATGATTTGCAATTCCCTAAAAAAGATCCAAGAGCATCGTAGAAGACGCGCTTTCTTTCTTAGCTTTAGTCAGTCTCCAGCAGAGTTTATCAATGCTATGGTCGCTTCTCAGAGCAAGGATTTAAAACTCGTTGGTGGAGATTCCAGTCGCAATTCTGAAAAGGAACCGTGTTCTGAATTTTATAATCGACCATG GGCTGAGGATGCTGTCATTCGGTACTTGAATCGCAAAGGTGCTGGAAAAGATACGCCTGAGGGCAAGTGA
- the LOC101495135 gene encoding uncharacterized protein, with protein sequence MEQTVWGHLPVLLRVNSKESIEFILEALWRTRKSGLNSADRCIIQDMLQLQNDSDLDPLLVCLRMLIRRCVYENTCKDDISKLFPGEVLPELQKLLTLLLQKFQHEWQKEVMKDQNVVPRLKAMTWNMANQDKDSSDPAAVINLKLQNDARFHSGELDVKFQLTTDSLEMMLKAMHSIRDQFPAMDEAPKGN encoded by the exons ATGGAGCAAACGGTGTGGGGTCATTTGCCGGTGTTGCTAAGGGTAAATTCCAAAGAATCAATTGAATTCATTCTTGAAGCTCTTTGGAGAACCAGAAAGAGTGGTCTTAACTCTGCTGATCGATGCATCATCCAAGACATGCTACAACTCCAAAATGACTCTGACCTTGACCCG CTTCTGGTTTGCCTCCGAATGTTAATCAGGAGGTGTGTTTACGAGAATACTTGCAAGGATGATATTTCAAAGTTGTTTCCTGGTGAAGTTCTTCCTGAATTGCAAAAACTATTGACACTTCTGTTGCAGAAGTTTCAGCATGAGTGGCAAAAAGAAGTGATGAAAGATCAG AATGTCGTGCCTCGATTAAAGGCAATGACGTGGAATATGGCAAATCAGGATAAAGATTCATCAGACCCTGCAGCTGTTATTAATTTGAAG CTTCAAAATGATGCTCGGTTTCACTCGGGGGAGCTGGACGTGAAGTTTCAGTTGACTACAGATTCTCTAGAGATGATGCTAAAAGCTATGCACAGTATCAGAGACCAGTTTCCAGCCATG GATGAGGCACCAAAAGGGAATTAG